A genomic stretch from Chryseobacterium sp. SNU WT5 includes:
- a CDS encoding IS256 family transposase, giving the protein MIDKEELLNNKDFYKSFKSGEDLTSFFKTMHKRAVEHMLEAELDDHLDTEKHQKTKDGNYRNGHQTKKIKTSFGEDEIKVPRDRESTFEPALVPKRHNIIEGLENVIISFYAKGMSVSDIEDQIKEMYDFDVSTSTISRITNAVSSEIVAWQNRPLEDLYLIVWMDGIVFKVRENSKVINKTIYLAVGLRRDGRKEVLGMWLGKNESSSFWMSVLTDIKARGVEDILITATDNLNGFTQTIRSVFPQSQTQICVVHQIRNACKYVVWKDRKAFTSDMKHIYNAPIKQAAEATLNDFAEKWESKYSYAIKSWRDNWDELTVFFEFPVEIRKIIYTTNLIENLNGKIRKYSKNKMSFPTDDAVLKSVFLALREATKKWTMPIRDWGIVLNQFMLIFEERLKL; this is encoded by the coding sequence ATGATCGACAAAGAAGAATTATTAAACAACAAGGATTTCTACAAATCCTTCAAGAGTGGAGAAGATTTAACCTCTTTCTTCAAAACAATGCACAAACGAGCCGTAGAACATATGCTCGAAGCCGAATTAGATGACCATCTGGATACCGAGAAACATCAAAAAACAAAAGACGGAAATTATCGCAATGGCCATCAAACCAAGAAGATAAAAACCTCTTTTGGCGAAGATGAAATTAAAGTTCCGCGGGATAGGGAAAGTACTTTTGAGCCAGCCTTAGTTCCCAAAAGGCATAATATTATTGAAGGTTTGGAAAATGTTATCATCTCATTTTATGCCAAAGGAATGAGTGTAAGTGATATTGAAGATCAGATCAAGGAAATGTATGATTTTGATGTTTCAACATCCACAATATCCAGGATTACCAATGCGGTTTCCAGTGAGATTGTCGCTTGGCAAAATCGGCCACTAGAGGATTTATACCTCATTGTTTGGATGGATGGAATTGTTTTTAAAGTCCGTGAGAACTCAAAAGTTATCAACAAAACCATTTATCTTGCCGTTGGTTTAAGACGGGATGGAAGAAAAGAAGTTCTGGGAATGTGGCTTGGAAAAAACGAAAGTTCCAGTTTTTGGATGAGCGTTTTAACTGACATAAAAGCACGTGGCGTAGAAGATATACTAATCACTGCAACGGATAATCTCAATGGATTTACCCAAACTATTCGCAGTGTTTTCCCACAATCTCAAACTCAGATCTGCGTGGTGCATCAGATTAGAAATGCTTGTAAATACGTAGTTTGGAAGGACAGAAAAGCCTTTACTTCCGACATGAAACACATTTACAACGCTCCCATCAAGCAAGCCGCAGAAGCCACCTTAAATGATTTTGCAGAAAAATGGGAATCTAAATATTCGTATGCCATCAAATCCTGGAGAGATAATTGGGATGAATTAACGGTATTTTTCGAATTTCCGGTGGAAATCCGTAAAATCATTTACACCACCAATTTAATAGAAAATCTCAACGGAAAAATAAGAAAATATTCTAAAAATAAAATGTCTTTTCCTACTGATGATGCGGTTTTAAAGTCAGTTTTCCTTGCCTTAAGAGAAGCAACAAAAAAATGGACAATGCCGATTCGAGATTGGGGGATCGTATTAAATCAATTTATGCTTATATTTGAAGAAAGGCTCAAGTTATAA
- a CDS encoding VanZ family protein — translation MLLKPGVENVEYSWMFPGIDKLVHLSIFAFLGFFFMMTVPKIKFFYFLQIMMIYGMLTEILQDEMHWGRSLEGLDLIADMIGVLIGYFIFKKLQRIII, via the coding sequence ATGCTACTCAAGCCAGGGGTAGAGAATGTAGAATATTCTTGGATGTTTCCAGGTATTGACAAGCTGGTGCATCTGAGTATTTTTGCCTTTTTGGGCTTTTTTTTTATGATGACGGTACCAAAAATTAAATTTTTTTACTTCCTTCAAATCATGATGATCTATGGAATGCTTACAGAAATCCTTCAGGACGAAATGCATTGGGGTCGTTCCTTAGAAGGTTTAGATCTGATCGCTGACATGATTGGTGTCCTCATTGGTTATTTTATTTTTAAAAAATTACAACGTATTATAATATAA
- the gcvH gene encoding glycine cleavage system protein GcvH yields the protein MNLPGELKYTKDHEWVKIEGNTVTIGITDFAQGELGDIVFVDVDTVDDELSAGDVFGSVEAVKTVSDLFLPMSGTVSAFNTELEDQPELLNTDPYGQGWIIKLEVAEGADQSELLSAEEYQASLG from the coding sequence ATGAATTTACCTGGCGAATTAAAGTACACCAAAGACCACGAATGGGTTAAGATTGAGGGAAACACTGTAACAATCGGAATTACTGATTTTGCTCAAGGCGAATTGGGAGATATCGTTTTTGTAGATGTAGATACAGTAGATGATGAGCTTTCTGCCGGAGATGTTTTCGGAAGTGTAGAGGCAGTGAAAACTGTTTCTGATCTTTTCTTACCAATGAGCGGTACTGTTTCAGCTTTTAATACAGAGTTGGAGGATCAACCAGAACTTTTAAATACCGATCCTTATGGACAAGGTTGGATTATTAAATTAGAAGTTGCAGAAGGTGCAGATCAGTCAGAATTACTTTCAGCAGAAGAATATCAAGCCTCTCTTGGATAA
- a CDS encoding aldehyde dehydrogenase family protein, translated as MNIDNKLKIAQKSFDSWKTVSFKEKQKLLKKLAKALDKHAEQFGRIITQEMNKPITQSIAEVNKCALMVRYYADAENILKPEKIKTEFRLSEIQYVPKGVILGVMPWNFPFWQAIRFAVPAILAGNTVVLKHASICFGSGNMIEKIFLEAGFPKGVFQNLEIGHEQVKAVLENPIVRGVSLTGSEKAGAEVASIAGKNIKKSLLELGGSDAFIVLDDADLSIAAETGAKSRLLNCGQACNAAKRFIIQKNVEKEFLPLFLKEYQKFVAGDPFKKKTNMAGMARPDLADDLEKQYKKALENGAEIILPLERISENEFVPGLIKVKSGNPILQEELFGPLGMVMIAKDDRQALKLANEIPFGLSDSVWTKDKKRQQFFIDHLESGTVSINKGSSSDPRLPFGGAKSSGYGTELSMVALKEFVNVKTVVGK; from the coding sequence ATGAATATTGACAATAAATTAAAAATAGCTCAAAAGAGCTTTGACAGCTGGAAAACAGTCTCATTTAAAGAAAAGCAAAAATTACTTAAGAAGTTAGCAAAGGCATTAGACAAGCATGCAGAGCAATTCGGAAGGATCATTACTCAGGAAATGAACAAGCCTATTACGCAATCTATTGCCGAAGTTAATAAATGTGCATTAATGGTTCGCTACTATGCAGATGCCGAAAATATCCTAAAACCTGAAAAAATAAAAACTGAATTTAGACTTTCGGAAATACAGTATGTCCCAAAAGGAGTGATCTTAGGAGTAATGCCCTGGAATTTTCCTTTTTGGCAGGCAATCCGTTTTGCAGTCCCCGCAATCTTAGCTGGCAATACCGTTGTGCTGAAACATGCATCCATTTGCTTCGGCAGTGGAAATATGATTGAGAAAATTTTTCTGGAAGCTGGTTTTCCAAAAGGAGTGTTCCAGAATCTAGAAATTGGGCATGAACAGGTGAAAGCTGTATTAGAAAACCCTATTGTAAGAGGAGTAAGTTTAACTGGAAGTGAAAAAGCAGGTGCTGAAGTTGCTTCCATCGCGGGAAAAAATATTAAAAAATCGTTACTTGAATTAGGCGGTAGTGATGCGTTCATTGTTTTGGATGATGCAGACTTAAGTATTGCAGCAGAAACGGGAGCAAAATCAAGATTGCTGAATTGTGGCCAGGCATGTAACGCGGCAAAGAGATTTATTATTCAAAAGAATGTGGAGAAAGAATTTCTTCCTCTTTTTTTAAAGGAATATCAGAAATTTGTTGCAGGCGATCCTTTTAAAAAGAAAACCAACATGGCAGGTATGGCTCGACCAGATTTGGCTGACGACTTAGAAAAGCAATATAAAAAAGCTTTAGAAAATGGGGCTGAGATTATTTTGCCACTGGAAAGGATTTCTGAAAATGAATTTGTTCCCGGTTTAATTAAAGTAAAATCTGGAAATCCCATTCTACAAGAGGAACTTTTCGGACCGCTAGGAATGGTCATGATCGCAAAGGATGATCGACAAGCTTTGAAATTAGCTAATGAAATTCCTTTTGGTTTATCAGATTCGGTTTGGACAAAAGATAAAAAAAGACAGCAATTCTTTATTGATCATTTAGAATCCGGAACAGTAAGCATTAATAAAGGCTCCAGTTCTGACCCAAGGTTGCCTTTTGGTGGTGCAAAATCTTCCGGTTACGGAACTGAACTTTCGATGGTTGCCTTAAAAGAGTTTGTTAATGTAAAAACCGTGGTTGGGAAATAG